Proteins from a single region of Candidatus Poribacteria bacterium:
- a CDS encoding HAD family hydrolase, with translation MIATIFDIDGTLVENFGFDDACYISAIREVLGEVYIHSDWSKYKNVTDTGSLRQIMEENNIQEKGQVEEVRTKFGELIRQYLQNGGKCLPKEGAIHLINKLTTVDGYEVGCATGGWRHTAEMKLQHVGFDWKNIVLTSSDDGDERVTIMKKCLLQLGLCFQRVVYIGDAEWDMQATQELGWHFIGVGARLKGKCKYWVEDFSSYDTFTKMLHV, from the coding sequence ATGATCGCTACGATATTTGACATTGATGGCACACTGGTCGAAAACTTCGGTTTCGATGATGCCTGTTACATTTCCGCGATAAGAGAAGTCCTGGGTGAAGTTTATATCCATAGTGATTGGAGCAAATACAAAAACGTCACCGACACAGGTAGTTTGCGACAAATCATGGAGGAGAATAACATTCAGGAAAAAGGACAAGTTGAGGAAGTTCGCACAAAATTCGGCGAATTGATTCGGCAGTACCTTCAAAACGGTGGCAAATGCCTCCCAAAAGAAGGAGCTATTCATCTGATTAATAAACTTACCACTGTAGATGGCTATGAAGTCGGATGCGCGACAGGCGGTTGGCGACATACTGCCGAAATGAAACTCCAACATGTAGGATTTGACTGGAAGAATATAGTCTTAACTTCCAGTGACGATGGTGATGAGCGCGTAACGATTATGAAGAAGTGCCTATTGCAGTTAGGGCTTTGCTTCCAACGTGTCGTATACATAGGCGATGCTGAATGGGATATGCAGGCGACCCAAGAACTCGGATGGCACTTCATAGGTGTCGGCGCGCGCCTAAAGGGAAAGTGCAAATATTGGGTTGAAGACTTTTCGAGTTACGATACATTCACGAAAATGCTACATGTCTAA
- a CDS encoding carbonic anhydrase family protein has product MDNYAKLILGRSWYHIANSLIIIMCVLMCITGCGKTRNVPSDTEKIEWGYEAENGPDVWAQLSPEYFLCAEGRHQSPIDLVNPTPAELPPIPYDYHLTSMNIRNTGHTIEIACPEGSWIEVDGTRYQLLQFHFHAPSEHTVVGKPFEMEAHFVHKSEDGALAVVGLLIESGRHKGVFDPIWSHLPAVPGETQRIENVTEDGSLIVDPRFMFSPNDQITDEAPSRFWNYYRYDGSLTTPPCSEGVKWIVLTTPIEMSESQIEAFKAIIHDNNRPVQPLNERKLLVNSTGDE; this is encoded by the coding sequence ATTGATTATTATTATGTGTGTACTTATGTGTATAACAGGTTGTGGAAAGACACGGAATGTCCCATCCGACACTGAGAAGATAGAATGGGGCTACGAAGCAGAAAACGGACCGGATGTTTGGGCGCAGCTCAGCCCGGAATACTTCTTGTGTGCTGAGGGGAGGCACCAATCGCCAATTGATCTTGTGAACCCCACGCCAGCTGAACTACCACCTATTCCCTACGACTACCACCTAACAAGCATGAACATCCGCAACACGGGTCATACAATTGAAATCGCATGCCCGGAAGGGAGCTGGATCGAGGTTGATGGCACGCGGTATCAGTTGCTCCAATTCCATTTCCATGCACCGAGCGAACATACGGTGGTAGGTAAACCCTTTGAAATGGAGGCTCACTTCGTTCATAAAAGTGAAGATGGCGCGTTGGCAGTCGTTGGATTGCTAATTGAGAGCGGTCGTCACAAAGGCGTATTTGACCCTATCTGGTCCCATCTACCCGCCGTTCCAGGTGAAACGCAACGTATTGAGAATGTCACTGAGGATGGCAGCTTGATCGTCGATCCTCGTTTTATGTTTTCACCAAATGACCAGATAACCGACGAAGCCCCCTCGCGTTTTTGGAACTACTATCGTTATGACGGTTCGTTGACGACCCCGCCTTGTTCAGAAGGGGTTAAATGGATTGTGCTGACAACGCCGATTGAGATGTCTGAATCGCAAATCGAAGCATTCAAAGCGATTATCCATGATAACAACCGGCCGGTACAACCCTTGAATGAACGAAAACTGCTCGTGAATTCCACCGGAGACGAGTAA